From a single Crateriforma spongiae genomic region:
- a CDS encoding adenylate kinase has translation MNASNRRGVDHNDAPVFRIVFIGPPGAGKGTQCRRLSERLSIPHLSTGEMLRATKDGSEVGELVASYIDGGRLAPDDLVMKILTRRLEKADCSSGYLLDGFPRNVQQARLMDDYLSSQDEQLTHVISLCVPQEILIERLARRAETEDRDDDTDETIRVRLEIFESQTRPVLDYYRQSGILTDVDGTGTMDEVSQRLLACVV, from the coding sequence TTGAACGCATCCAACCGACGTGGCGTCGATCACAACGACGCCCCCGTGTTCCGGATCGTCTTCATTGGTCCGCCCGGGGCAGGCAAGGGCACCCAGTGCCGGCGTCTGTCCGAACGTTTGTCGATCCCGCATTTGTCGACCGGCGAAATGCTGCGTGCGACCAAGGACGGATCGGAGGTCGGCGAATTGGTGGCCAGCTATATCGACGGCGGCCGCTTAGCCCCCGACGATTTGGTGATGAAGATCCTGACCCGTCGTTTGGAAAAGGCGGATTGTTCATCGGGCTACCTGCTGGATGGTTTTCCGCGGAATGTCCAACAGGCGCGGCTGATGGACGATTACTTGAGCAGCCAAGACGAACAGCTGACCCATGTCATTTCGCTGTGCGTCCCCCAGGAAATCTTGATCGAACGTTTGGCACGTCGTGCGGAAACCGAAGACCGCGATGACGACACCGACGAAACCATCCGGGTCCGCCTGGAAATCTTTGAATCGCAAACTCGGCCCGTTCTGGACTATTACCGCCAGTCCGGCATCCTGACCGACGTTGATGGCACCGGAACGATGGACGAGGTTTCGCAGCGTCTGCTGGCATGCGTTGTCTAA
- a CDS encoding outer membrane protein assembly factor BamB family protein → MTLSFRFRFLLVYLGWLAMLCGTVSAQGLPFQNRAESSAGLITPPRAVRQILSDAQRAIDQQQWSDAVAGLGDFLQQETSEAADLALTQDYFLDSVDQDPNATLSQSLIRQARQMIGDLPADARETYELLYGPSARRIFDQATQQRDWLALAEVRRRYFHTQAGYLSSIVLARRAWQRGEALHCAMLLKDIIPQADASPHIDASVVALFAVAARQSELKLEPELELSGPVPAIGDAEAIAAGESRSGESLRQWCDDAATIADLASARLRQNFGLMGTTPDRNGGASGQMPLTRPEWVVESTASPRESELLADQAERFRSQGVLLPPSAQPLAIDGQVMVRTTKWLTGIDQSTGKMVWTFPWYSAQDALDDFETPHPSLSEEQEVAQLVQRVWHDLPYGQLSSDGQRLFLLDGLDDLESFRMGNSAMGLRSRREAANTLVALELKTQGKLLWRIGADEDEASTLGDAFFLGPPLPIDGRLYVMAEVSGDLGLYCLDPATGQEIWRQTLGSIDGLPVRFDAQRRLAGAMPTYYQGLLICATGNGLVVAIDLADRTFRWAHRYPRPRSAANNSFFDPERNDRESTQRRWADGVAIAGDGHVVITPIESDQLIVLNAATGQPSFRAKPRNGELYVAGIRDGNYILVGRRQVAAYDLESGTKVWAVDDSVFAGDQEVAGRGAFGDGDYYVPTTQHELIRISTADGSITGRKKVDYPLGNLVASGGELFSQTATEVVMASGMSSLQPEVRLRLDQNPDDVMALIDQAQLLLENGQRDQAVDVLHKAEALDSDNDEIDQLLVSAMLEQLRESESIDTDLIAKLEPRIDQPEQLLEFQRLKVDGFLRQGQPEQSLRELLALSSLVLDAPESDGTVVTGSQTLSVHEWIAGRVARCYRITEDQTNNVSVSEEKLDDLVSRTLSEQLARPTAQLQELMRQWSPTGFADQIGHVLFDRLKTKRQYHLIERMALGTLPHRRWKELSDDRLYMLAYAYAKSEMPEDASAVIAELANRTAIDRLAEADWAGPLPDLLGQRTAPLDLWPDRVDVSLDLLTRASPTMAMSNFQALQRRFATLRLSSESGRTFAGWEIGTNSSQSLQVRDALGRARPIALSPHPNRNGMREYAISGSLALLSVGTELIALDMTKVNDAMQPPMIWRRELVSRESGVSSVRTENDLGDVIYRNRISSGTMINGMLPEISVGPILGDRFFVFRNGELMCLDAITGDTRWRTTDAPRTGVLVVDGSRVALVSDETNEIRVYDLYDGTLTSQKPWNHGNLWGRSDRFVVAIQADGEDDQDDSLRRRVIMIDPFADDGGVMIESDDCIVSRSSQSTEDSFGDLLNGRWVTVLNHEGKLAVWDLQTGKELARESIDMSQAHHGLSSVQMRGGLVILPQVSLPASNDIESEKLDGRTTDNQKEAGAALAFDSVTGELKWRQDFELPWGVTLDQPAASPLLLFTRLRSAYSTQGKREQSLDFQAIDVRNGKLVAQQLRNDVGSKFTFRDTEQTLMPHNSIKARIDTLTIDFQFLFESPVNPTGKQDPGDASSSGDAIDDAAPEQP, encoded by the coding sequence ATGACCTTGTCTTTCCGCTTTCGGTTTTTGTTGGTTTACCTGGGCTGGCTGGCGATGCTTTGCGGCACCGTGTCGGCCCAAGGCCTGCCCTTTCAAAATCGCGCCGAATCATCCGCGGGCTTGATCACGCCACCCCGCGCAGTGCGACAGATCTTGAGCGACGCCCAGCGAGCAATCGATCAACAGCAATGGAGCGATGCCGTTGCCGGCTTAGGCGATTTCCTGCAGCAAGAGACCAGCGAAGCAGCCGACCTGGCGCTGACCCAAGACTATTTCCTGGACTCGGTCGACCAGGATCCCAACGCCACGTTGTCACAAAGCTTGATCCGCCAAGCCCGCCAGATGATCGGCGATTTGCCGGCCGACGCACGCGAGACGTATGAATTACTGTACGGCCCGTCGGCACGACGAATTTTCGACCAGGCGACCCAGCAACGTGATTGGCTTGCCTTGGCCGAAGTCCGACGCCGGTACTTCCACACCCAGGCCGGGTATCTGTCTTCGATCGTCCTGGCACGTCGCGCGTGGCAGCGTGGCGAAGCCTTGCATTGTGCCATGCTGTTGAAAGACATCATTCCGCAAGCCGACGCTTCACCGCACATCGACGCATCGGTTGTTGCATTGTTCGCGGTCGCGGCCCGGCAATCGGAACTAAAACTTGAACCGGAGCTGGAACTTTCCGGGCCGGTTCCCGCGATCGGCGATGCCGAGGCAATCGCCGCGGGCGAAAGCCGTTCGGGCGAATCATTGCGTCAATGGTGTGACGATGCGGCGACGATCGCCGATTTGGCGTCGGCTCGATTGAGGCAGAACTTTGGTTTGATGGGAACGACGCCGGACCGTAACGGAGGTGCGTCAGGGCAAATGCCGCTGACTCGGCCGGAATGGGTGGTCGAATCGACCGCATCGCCCCGGGAATCCGAATTGCTGGCCGACCAAGCCGAACGTTTCCGCAGCCAAGGTGTTCTGCTGCCTCCCAGCGCGCAACCGCTTGCGATCGACGGCCAAGTGATGGTCCGGACGACCAAATGGCTGACCGGAATCGATCAATCCACTGGCAAGATGGTTTGGACCTTTCCTTGGTATTCCGCCCAGGATGCGTTGGATGATTTCGAAACGCCGCATCCATCGCTGAGCGAGGAACAGGAGGTCGCACAATTGGTCCAGCGGGTTTGGCACGACCTTCCCTATGGCCAGCTTTCCAGCGACGGCCAACGGTTGTTCTTACTGGACGGATTGGATGACCTGGAATCGTTTCGCATGGGCAATAGCGCGATGGGATTGCGATCACGTCGGGAAGCGGCCAACACCCTGGTCGCTTTGGAACTGAAGACACAGGGCAAGCTGCTGTGGCGAATCGGGGCTGATGAAGATGAAGCCAGCACCTTGGGCGATGCTTTCTTTTTGGGGCCACCACTGCCCATCGATGGCCGGTTGTATGTGATGGCGGAAGTCAGCGGCGATCTGGGACTGTATTGCCTGGATCCCGCGACCGGCCAAGAAATTTGGCGACAAACTTTGGGTTCGATTGATGGCTTGCCGGTGCGATTCGATGCACAGCGAAGATTGGCCGGCGCGATGCCAACCTATTATCAAGGGCTATTGATTTGTGCGACCGGAAACGGATTGGTGGTCGCGATTGATTTAGCGGACCGGACGTTCCGCTGGGCCCATCGTTACCCACGGCCTCGTTCCGCCGCCAACAACAGTTTTTTTGATCCCGAGCGAAATGATCGTGAATCCACCCAGCGTCGTTGGGCCGACGGCGTCGCAATCGCCGGCGACGGTCATGTGGTGATCACCCCCATCGAAAGCGACCAATTGATCGTTCTGAATGCGGCGACGGGGCAACCCAGTTTTCGTGCGAAACCCAGAAACGGTGAACTGTACGTCGCCGGAATTCGCGACGGCAATTACATCTTGGTCGGCCGCCGTCAGGTTGCCGCGTATGACCTGGAATCGGGAACGAAAGTTTGGGCCGTCGATGATTCTGTGTTTGCCGGCGATCAAGAAGTGGCGGGTCGTGGAGCATTCGGCGATGGCGACTATTACGTCCCCACAACGCAACACGAACTGATTCGGATTTCGACCGCTGATGGGTCGATCACGGGTCGCAAAAAGGTCGACTATCCGTTGGGCAATCTAGTGGCATCCGGTGGCGAACTATTCAGTCAAACTGCGACCGAAGTCGTCATGGCATCGGGGATGAGTAGTTTGCAACCAGAAGTGCGTCTTCGTCTGGACCAAAACCCCGACGATGTGATGGCACTGATCGACCAAGCGCAACTGTTGCTGGAAAACGGTCAACGCGACCAAGCCGTCGATGTGCTGCACAAAGCCGAAGCGTTGGATAGCGACAACGATGAAATTGATCAACTGCTGGTGTCGGCGATGCTGGAACAGTTACGTGAATCGGAAAGCATCGATACCGATCTGATTGCCAAGCTGGAACCCAGAATCGATCAGCCGGAACAGTTGCTGGAATTCCAACGCCTGAAGGTGGATGGTTTTCTGCGTCAAGGCCAACCGGAACAATCACTGCGTGAACTGTTGGCATTGTCCAGCTTGGTGTTGGATGCCCCCGAAAGCGACGGCACGGTGGTTACCGGTTCGCAAACGCTTTCGGTGCATGAATGGATCGCCGGCCGCGTGGCACGTTGCTATCGAATCACCGAAGACCAAACCAACAACGTTTCGGTGTCTGAGGAGAAGCTGGACGATTTGGTCAGCCGCACGTTGTCGGAACAGTTGGCCCGCCCGACCGCGCAGCTGCAAGAATTGATGCGGCAATGGTCACCGACAGGATTCGCCGACCAGATCGGCCACGTGTTGTTCGATCGTTTGAAAACGAAACGTCAATATCATTTAATCGAACGGATGGCACTGGGCACACTGCCACATCGACGTTGGAAAGAGCTTTCCGACGATCGTCTTTACATGTTGGCGTATGCCTACGCAAAGTCCGAGATGCCGGAAGACGCATCCGCGGTCATCGCCGAACTGGCAAACCGAACGGCGATTGATCGGTTGGCCGAAGCGGATTGGGCCGGCCCGTTACCCGATTTGCTTGGCCAGCGAACCGCGCCGCTGGATCTGTGGCCCGATCGCGTCGACGTCAGCTTGGACCTGTTAACGCGAGCCAGTCCGACCATGGCCATGTCCAATTTCCAAGCGTTGCAGCGCCGCTTTGCCACTTTACGTTTATCGTCGGAATCGGGACGAACGTTTGCCGGATGGGAAATCGGCACCAACAGCAGCCAGTCGCTGCAAGTGCGTGATGCGTTGGGACGCGCACGACCGATCGCGCTGTCCCCGCACCCCAATCGCAACGGCATGCGGGAATATGCGATCAGCGGAAGCCTGGCACTGTTAAGTGTGGGAACGGAGCTGATCGCGTTGGACATGACCAAAGTCAATGACGCGATGCAACCACCGATGATCTGGCGACGTGAATTGGTCAGTCGCGAATCGGGCGTTTCATCCGTGCGTACCGAAAACGATTTGGGCGATGTCATTTATCGCAACCGAATCAGCAGTGGAACGATGATCAACGGAATGCTGCCGGAAATCAGTGTGGGACCGATCCTGGGCGATCGCTTCTTCGTGTTTCGAAACGGCGAATTGATGTGCCTGGATGCGATCACGGGCGACACACGATGGCGAACCACCGACGCACCACGAACCGGCGTGTTGGTCGTCGACGGATCGCGTGTGGCCCTTGTCTCCGACGAAACGAATGAGATTCGAGTTTACGATCTGTATGACGGGACACTGACCAGTCAAAAGCCTTGGAATCATGGCAATCTGTGGGGCCGCAGCGATCGCTTTGTTGTCGCGATTCAGGCCGACGGTGAAGATGACCAAGACGATTCACTGCGTCGACGCGTGATCATGATCGATCCATTCGCTGACGACGGTGGCGTGATGATCGAATCCGACGACTGCATCGTGTCCCGTTCCAGCCAGTCCACCGAAGATTCGTTCGGGGACCTGTTGAACGGTCGTTGGGTCACGGTTCTGAATCATGAAGGCAAGCTTGCAGTCTGGGATCTGCAAACCGGAAAGGAACTTGCCCGCGAATCAATCGACATGTCGCAGGCACATCACGGGTTATCAAGCGTTCAAATGCGCGGTGGTTTGGTCATTCTGCCTCAAGTAAGTTTGCCGGCAAGCAATGACATCGAATCGGAAAAACTGGACGGCCGCACGACAGACAATCAAAAGGAAGCGGGAGCCGCGTTGGCATTTGATAGCGTCACCGGCGAATTGAAATGGCGGCAAGATTTCGAACTTCCTTGGGGCGTTACCTTGGACCAACCCGCGGCTTCACCGCTGTTGCTGTTCACACGTTTGCGCAGTGCCTATTCGACGCAAGGAAAGCGTGAGCAGTCATTGGATTTCCAAGCCATCGATGTTCGAAACGGCAAACTGGTCGCGCAGCAATTGCGAAACGACGTCGGATCCAAGTTCACGTTCCGCGATACCGAACAAACGTTGATGCCACACAACAGTATCAAAGCACGTATCGATACCCTGACGATCGACTTTCAGTTTCTGTTCGAATCCCCAGTCAATCCAACTGGTAAACAGGATCCTGGCGATGCATCGAGTTCAGGCGATGCGATTGACGACGCGGCGCCGGAGCAACCCTAG
- the secY gene encoding preprotein translocase subunit SecY has translation MFEKLRIVFTIPELRKKVLLTIGLLAVYRIGFHIPLPMVATNLGESSGGAADFFERVSMFAASDLRQATIFGLGIMPYISASIIFQLLGSVYKPLEELKKEGEAGRKKLNEYTRYLTVAICLVQSYMYLKFMLMAGGPGGFGNINPNFLNAEGTGLFWGWQIVAVLVMTCGTVFLMWLGEQIDEYGIGNGISLLIMAGILAQMPKALYELIRNMKPQLTGLSRGQVGIETLILLVLLFVCVVFGVVFITLGQRKIPTQSAKFTRGRRVYGGTRQFLPLRINQAGVMPIIFASSLLMIPGVFFGFMAGLFETDSSLFRWLNMVGLSMQDQSSYFFNLLYVALIFFFCYFWTAITFNPKEMSDNLKESGTFIPGYRPGKRTTDYLEKVMVRITYVGAAFLGLIAIVPTIVYGSLGVPYSIAGFYGGTGLLIAVSVAFDLVQKIDSHLVMRNYRGLLEGAGGGTSPVV, from the coding sequence ATGTTTGAAAAGCTTCGAATCGTCTTCACCATTCCCGAATTGCGGAAGAAGGTGCTTCTGACCATCGGGTTGCTGGCCGTTTATCGGATCGGTTTTCACATCCCGTTGCCGATGGTCGCCACGAACTTGGGCGAATCCTCCGGTGGGGCGGCCGACTTCTTCGAGCGGGTCAGCATGTTCGCCGCCAGCGATCTGCGCCAGGCGACGATCTTTGGTCTGGGGATCATGCCCTACATTTCGGCGTCGATCATTTTCCAGTTGCTGGGCAGCGTTTACAAACCGCTGGAAGAGCTGAAGAAGGAAGGCGAGGCGGGCCGCAAAAAGCTGAACGAATACACGCGTTATCTGACCGTGGCGATTTGTTTGGTCCAAAGCTACATGTACCTGAAGTTCATGTTGATGGCCGGTGGCCCGGGTGGCTTCGGAAACATCAACCCGAACTTTTTGAACGCCGAAGGCACGGGCCTGTTTTGGGGCTGGCAGATCGTCGCCGTCCTGGTGATGACCTGCGGGACGGTGTTCCTGATGTGGTTGGGCGAACAGATCGACGAATACGGTATCGGCAACGGCATCAGCCTGTTGATCATGGCGGGCATTTTGGCCCAGATGCCCAAAGCGTTGTATGAACTGATCCGAAACATGAAGCCGCAACTGACGGGGCTTAGCCGCGGACAGGTCGGCATTGAAACACTGATATTGTTGGTCTTGTTGTTTGTCTGTGTTGTTTTCGGCGTGGTCTTCATCACGCTGGGGCAACGCAAGATCCCGACGCAATCGGCCAAGTTCACCCGCGGACGCCGTGTTTACGGTGGCACCCGTCAATTCTTGCCGCTGCGGATTAACCAAGCCGGCGTGATGCCGATCATTTTCGCCAGCAGTTTGCTGATGATTCCCGGGGTGTTCTTCGGATTCATGGCGGGTCTGTTTGAGACTGATTCGTCGTTGTTCCGTTGGCTGAACATGGTCGGATTGTCGATGCAGGACCAAAGCTCCTACTTCTTCAATCTGCTGTACGTCGCGTTGATTTTCTTCTTCTGCTACTTCTGGACGGCCATCACGTTCAACCCGAAAGAAATGTCGGACAACCTGAAGGAAAGCGGAACGTTCATTCCGGGGTATCGTCCCGGCAAGCGAACGACCGATTACCTGGAAAAGGTGATGGTACGAATCACCTATGTCGGGGCCGCGTTCTTGGGATTGATCGCGATCGTCCCGACGATTGTTTACGGGTCGTTGGGTGTGCCTTATTCGATCGCTGGTTTTTACGGCGGAACGGGCCTTCTTATCGCCGTCAGCGTCGCATTCGACTTGGTGCAGAAGATCGACAGCCACTTGGTGATGCGAAACTATCGCGGGTTGCTTGAAGGTGCCGGTGGCGGAACGTCACCCGTCGTCTGA
- a CDS encoding ECF-type sigma factor — MSGTGKSTDSLLQSLQAELRGMAAKKLRAERPDHLLQTTALVNEVYLKLQGEHLTSGWTSRSHFLRASAEAMRRILVDSARARLCQKRGGGMARADLGDIALELPMAPDDLLGIHDCLDRFAEEDEVKAELVKLRVFGGLTQREVAQVLDISRATADRYWAYAKARLMKMMDPESN, encoded by the coding sequence ATGAGTGGTACAGGGAAATCAACCGATAGCCTGCTCCAGTCGTTGCAGGCTGAGCTGCGAGGGATGGCCGCAAAAAAATTGCGTGCCGAACGGCCCGACCATCTATTGCAGACGACCGCCTTGGTCAACGAAGTCTATTTGAAACTTCAGGGCGAACATTTGACGTCCGGTTGGACCAGCCGCTCTCATTTTCTGCGGGCATCGGCCGAGGCGATGCGACGGATCTTGGTGGATTCGGCTCGGGCCAGACTTTGCCAGAAACGGGGCGGCGGGATGGCGCGCGCCGATCTCGGTGACATCGCGCTGGAATTGCCAATGGCCCCCGATGACTTGCTCGGGATTCACGATTGTCTCGACCGATTCGCGGAGGAAGACGAGGTGAAGGCCGAACTGGTCAAGCTGCGTGTCTTTGGTGGTTTGACGCAGCGGGAGGTCGCCCAGGTTCTCGACATTTCTCGGGCCACGGCGGATCGATACTGGGCCTACGCGAAAGCACGACTGATGAAAATGATGGATCCGGAGTCGAATTAA